A single region of the Pseudomonas sp. B21-023 genome encodes:
- the prmB gene encoding 50S ribosomal protein L3 N(5)-glutamine methyltransferase: MITSRLRTLRDHIRWAVSRFHEHELFFGHGADNAWDEARLLVLGAVHLPWEVADSYLDCALEDDERVRLQHLLKRRIEERVPTAYLLGEAWFCGMSFIVDERVLVPRSPIGELIEKRFEPWLAAEPARILDLCTGSGCIGIVAADVFQGAEVVLADLSFDALAVANQNIERHGLEERVYTVQGDGFAGLPGQRFDLILSNPPYVDAEDFGDMPAEYHHEPELGLACGNDGLDLVRRMLAEAADHLTDKGLMIVEVGNSQVHVESLYPEVDFAWLEFERGGHGVFMLTAEQCRQHQELFKARV; this comes from the coding sequence GTGATCACATCCCGCCTGCGCACCCTGCGCGACCATATCCGCTGGGCGGTCAGCCGCTTCCATGAGCATGAACTGTTCTTCGGCCACGGCGCCGACAATGCCTGGGACGAGGCCCGCCTGCTGGTGCTCGGCGCGGTGCACCTGCCCTGGGAGGTGGCCGACAGCTATCTGGACTGCGCACTCGAGGATGATGAGCGGGTACGCCTGCAGCACTTGCTCAAGCGCCGCATCGAAGAACGCGTGCCGACCGCCTACCTGCTGGGTGAGGCTTGGTTCTGCGGCATGTCGTTCATCGTCGACGAACGCGTGCTGGTACCGCGTTCGCCCATCGGCGAGCTGATCGAGAAACGCTTCGAGCCTTGGCTGGCCGCCGAGCCTGCGCGCATCCTCGACCTGTGCACCGGCTCCGGCTGCATCGGCATCGTGGCCGCCGATGTGTTCCAGGGCGCCGAGGTGGTACTGGCCGACCTGTCGTTCGACGCGCTGGCGGTGGCCAACCAGAACATCGAGCGCCATGGCCTGGAGGAGCGTGTGTACACCGTGCAGGGCGATGGCTTCGCCGGGCTGCCGGGGCAGCGCTTCGACCTGATCCTGTCCAACCCGCCGTATGTCGATGCCGAGGACTTCGGCGACATGCCGGCCGAGTATCACCACGAGCCCGAACTGGGCCTGGCCTGCGGCAACGATGGCCTGGACCTGGTGCGGCGGATGCTGGCCGAGGCTGCCGACCACCTGACCGACAAGGGCCTGATGATTGTCGAGGTGGGCAACAGCCAGGTGCACGTCGAGTCGCTCTATCCCGAGGTGGACTTCGCCTGGCTGGAGTTCGAGCGCGGTGGGCACGGGGTGTTCATGCTGACGGCCGAGCAGTGCCGGCAGCATCAGGAGCTGTTCAAGGCGCGGGTCTGA
- a CDS encoding Smr/MutS family protein, giving the protein MQDDDFSLFRSQVQGVKPIKHDRAEVGKPKADRKQLAGLRQAATIRSDQTLVIDGLSDQFVIDVGAEDELMWRRDGVQETQLRKLKLGQIAFEGSLDLHGMSVEKARETLWAFIAEATKLEVRCVRVTHGKAARLDGKRPMIKSHVNTWLRQHPQVLGFTSCQARHGGTGAVYVMLKRTMLEGRDE; this is encoded by the coding sequence ATGCAAGACGACGACTTTTCCCTCTTCCGCAGCCAAGTGCAGGGCGTCAAGCCAATCAAGCACGATCGCGCCGAAGTCGGCAAACCCAAGGCCGACCGCAAGCAGCTGGCAGGCCTGCGCCAGGCGGCGACCATCCGCAGCGACCAGACGCTGGTGATCGACGGCCTGTCCGACCAGTTCGTCATCGATGTCGGCGCCGAGGATGAGCTGATGTGGCGGCGTGACGGCGTGCAGGAAACCCAGCTGCGCAAGCTCAAGCTCGGCCAGATCGCCTTCGAGGGCAGCCTTGACCTGCACGGCATGAGCGTCGAGAAGGCCCGCGAGACGCTGTGGGCCTTCATCGCCGAAGCGACCAAGCTGGAAGTGCGCTGCGTGCGGGTCACCCACGGCAAGGCCGCGCGCCTGGACGGCAAGCGCCCGATGATCAAGAGCCACGTCAACACCTGGCTACGCCAGCACCCGCAGGTGCTCGGTTTTACCTCGTGCCAGGCCCGCCACGGCGGCACCGGCGCGGTCTACGTGATGCTCAAGCGAACCATGCTCGAAGGCCGCGACGAGTGA
- a CDS encoding oxidase — protein MSILSVFDLSSPDLPHKVLTHHDDIAATLAEQGVRFGRWQSGARLRPGSSQDEVVAACRGPLDQLMTKHGSVVFGVLSRDGADLSQADLRDEHVHDSDEVFAMISGRAQVTLRLGGAVYAVLCEKDDVLLVPAGTRRWLDLGASPFCLALRLFGSEQGVPPRFTGDAMARQFAGFDEL, from the coding sequence ATGAGCATCCTCAGCGTATTCGACCTGTCCAGTCCGGACCTGCCGCACAAGGTGCTGACCCACCACGACGACATCGCCGCGACCCTGGCCGAGCAGGGCGTGCGCTTCGGCCGCTGGCAGTCCGGCGCGCGCCTGCGCCCGGGCAGCAGCCAGGATGAAGTGGTCGCGGCGTGCCGTGGGCCGCTCGATCAACTGATGACCAAGCATGGCAGCGTGGTATTTGGCGTGCTCAGCCGCGATGGCGCCGACCTGAGCCAGGCCGACCTGCGTGATGAACATGTGCATGACAGCGATGAAGTGTTCGCGATGATCAGCGGGCGTGCACAGGTCACCCTGCGCCTGGGCGGCGCGGTGTATGCCGTGCTGTGCGAGAAGGACGACGTGCTGCTGGTGCCGGCCGGCACGCGCCGCTGGCTGGACCTGGGGGCCAGCCCATTCTGCCTGGCCCTGCGGCTGTTCGGCAGCGAGCAGGGTGTGCCGCCACGCTTCACCGGAGACGCCATGGCGCGGCAATTTGCCGGTTTCGACGAGCTCTGA
- a CDS encoding alpha/beta hydrolase — protein sequence MKSRLAALLLLFCTSLAQAAPTVLQRPIDLDTGQGVLHGSLLLPQQATPPPVVLIIAGSGPTDRDGNNPASGRLDNLKRLALLLAGEHIASVRFDKRGVAASQPATPDERDLSVERYVADVVAWGRALKQDPRFGPLILVGHSEGALIASLAAEQAGASAVITLAGSGRPVADVLREQLAQRLPPAQLPAGVALIDRLQAGQTSLDVPAPLRQVFRPSVQPYLITLLHQDPAAAFARLKVPALIVQGRNDIQVEVADAERLKAAKPDAQLALIDGMNHVLRISPRDMSQQRDSYRNPELPLARELGERIVLFIQGLPQA from the coding sequence ATGAAGTCGCGCCTCGCCGCCCTGCTCCTGCTGTTTTGCACAAGCCTCGCCCAGGCCGCCCCCACCGTGCTGCAACGCCCCATCGACCTGGACACCGGCCAGGGCGTGCTGCACGGCAGCCTGCTGCTGCCGCAGCAGGCCACGCCGCCCCCGGTGGTGCTGATCATCGCCGGCTCCGGCCCTACCGACCGGGATGGCAACAACCCAGCCTCCGGACGCCTCGACAACCTCAAGCGCCTGGCCTTGCTGCTGGCCGGCGAACACATTGCCAGCGTGCGCTTCGACAAGCGCGGCGTGGCCGCCAGCCAGCCGGCCACCCCCGATGAACGTGACCTCAGCGTCGAGCGCTATGTCGCCGACGTGGTGGCCTGGGGCCGCGCGCTCAAGCAGGACCCACGCTTCGGCCCGCTGATCCTGGTCGGCCACAGCGAAGGCGCACTGATCGCCAGCCTCGCCGCGGAGCAGGCCGGCGCCAGCGCGGTGATCACCCTGGCCGGCAGCGGTAGGCCGGTGGCCGACGTGCTGCGCGAGCAGCTGGCCCAGCGCCTGCCGCCGGCGCAATTGCCCGCTGGCGTGGCGCTGATCGACCGGTTGCAGGCCGGACAGACCAGCCTCGACGTTCCCGCGCCGCTGCGCCAGGTGTTCCGCCCCAGCGTGCAGCCGTACCTGATCACCTTGCTGCACCAGGACCCGGCGGCGGCCTTCGCCCGGCTCAAGGTGCCGGCGCTGATCGTCCAGGGGCGCAACGACATCCAGGTAGAGGTGGCCGATGCCGAGCGCCTCAAGGCAGCCAAACCCGACGCGCAACTGGCGTTGATCGACGGCATGAACCACGTGCTGCGCATCAGCCCCCGGGACATGAGCCAGCAGCGTGACAGCTACCGCAACCCCGAGCTGCCGCTGGCGCGTGAGCTGGGCGAGCGCATCGTCCTGTTCATCCAAGGGTTGCCGCAGGCCTGA
- the folE gene encoding GTP cyclohydrolase I FolE, which produces MSLEQNYTAILSQIGEDVSREGLLDTPKRAAKAMKYLCRGYEQTLEEVTNGALFTSDNSEMVLVRDIELYSMCEHHMLPFIGKAHVAYLPKGKVLGLSKVARIVDMYARRLQIQENLSRQIAEAVQQVTGAAGVAVVIEAKHMCMMMRGVEKQNSTMLTSVMLGEFRENAATRSEFLSLIK; this is translated from the coding sequence ATGTCCCTGGAACAGAACTACACCGCGATCCTCAGCCAGATCGGCGAGGATGTCTCCCGCGAAGGCCTGCTCGACACGCCCAAGCGGGCAGCGAAGGCCATGAAGTACCTTTGCCGCGGTTATGAGCAAACCCTGGAAGAAGTGACCAACGGCGCGTTGTTCACCTCCGACAACAGCGAAATGGTGCTGGTCCGGGATATCGAGCTGTATTCGATGTGCGAACACCACATGCTGCCGTTCATCGGCAAGGCCCACGTGGCCTACCTGCCCAAGGGCAAGGTGCTGGGCCTGTCGAAGGTGGCGCGGATCGTCGACATGTACGCCCGCCGCCTGCAGATCCAGGAAAACCTCAGCCGCCAGATCGCCGAGGCCGTGCAGCAGGTGACCGGCGCCGCAGGCGTGGCAGTGGTGATCGAGGCCAAGCACATGTGCATGATGATGCGCGGTGTCGAAAAGCAGAACTCGACCATGCTCACCTCGGTGATGCTCGGCGAGTTCCGCGAGAACGCCGCCACACGCAGCGAGTTCCTCAGCCTGATCAAGTGA
- a CDS encoding PLDc N-terminal domain-containing protein, whose amino-acid sequence MGSTFNSLVGLIILALDIWAILNVLKSGAEVGIKVLWILLILLLPVLGLIIWAIAGPRGNVRI is encoded by the coding sequence ATGGGGTCTACCTTCAACAGCCTGGTCGGCCTGATCATCCTGGCCCTGGACATCTGGGCCATTCTCAATGTGCTCAAGAGCGGCGCCGAGGTAGGGATCAAGGTGCTCTGGATCCTGCTGATCCTGCTATTGCCAGTGCTGGGGCTGATCATCTGGGCGATCGCCGGGCCGCGGGGCAATGTGCGGATCTGA
- a CDS encoding DUF3509 domain-containing protein, whose product MDLIQQKFASLFAAYQVATQPRPDGGVLLTLRASDGVVTRRVLSYAQLHSAEQLSWAISAIRRDLAEQASELPVISMLQSQQRFALPTYR is encoded by the coding sequence ATGGACCTCATCCAGCAAAAATTCGCCTCGCTCTTCGCCGCCTACCAGGTTGCCACCCAGCCACGCCCCGACGGCGGCGTGCTGCTGACCCTGCGCGCCAGCGACGGCGTGGTGACCCGCCGGGTGCTGTCCTACGCGCAGCTGCACAGTGCCGAGCAACTGTCGTGGGCCATCAGCGCCATCCGCCGCGACCTTGCCGAACAAGCCAGCGAGCTGCCGGTGATCTCCATGCTGCAGAGCCAGCAGCGCTTCGCCCTGCCGACCTACCGCTAA
- the aroC gene encoding chorismate synthase → MSGNTYGKLFTVTTAGESHGPALVAIVDGCPPGLEISLADLQHDLDRRKPGTSRHTTQRQEPDEVEILSGVFEGRTTGCSIGLLIRNTDQKSKDYSAIKDLFRPAHADYTYHHKYGIRDYRGGGRSSARETAMRVAAGAIAKKYLATQGIRVRGYMSQLGPIEIPFKTWDSVEQNAFFSPDPDKVPELEAYMDQLRRDQDSVGAKITVVAEGVMPGLGEPIFDRLDAELAHALMSINAVKGVEIGAGFASVAQRGSEHRDELTPEGFLSNNAGGILGGISSGQPIVAHLALKPTSSITTPGRSIDVDGNPVEVITKGRHDPCVGIRATPIAEAMMAIALMDHLLRHRAQNAEVKVGTPVLGQL, encoded by the coding sequence ATGTCCGGCAATACCTACGGCAAGCTGTTCACTGTCACCACCGCAGGCGAAAGCCATGGCCCGGCGTTGGTCGCCATTGTCGACGGCTGCCCGCCAGGCCTGGAAATCTCCCTTGCCGACCTGCAGCACGACCTCGACCGGCGCAAGCCCGGCACCAGCCGGCACACCACCCAGCGCCAGGAGCCGGACGAAGTGGAGATCCTCTCCGGCGTGTTCGAAGGTCGTACCACCGGCTGCTCGATCGGCCTGCTGATCCGCAACACTGATCAGAAGTCCAAGGACTACTCGGCGATCAAGGACCTGTTCCGCCCGGCCCACGCCGACTACACCTACCACCACAAGTACGGCATCCGCGACTACCGTGGCGGTGGCCGCAGCTCGGCGCGCGAAACCGCCATGCGCGTGGCGGCCGGCGCCATCGCCAAGAAGTACCTGGCCACCCAGGGCATCCGCGTGCGCGGCTACATGAGCCAGCTCGGGCCGATCGAAATCCCGTTCAAGACCTGGGACTCGGTGGAGCAAAACGCCTTCTTCAGCCCCGATCCGGACAAGGTGCCGGAGCTCGAGGCCTACATGGACCAGCTGCGCCGCGACCAGGATTCGGTGGGGGCGAAGATCACCGTGGTCGCCGAAGGCGTGATGCCGGGCCTGGGCGAGCCGATCTTCGACCGCCTGGACGCCGAGCTTGCCCATGCCCTGATGAGCATCAACGCGGTCAAGGGCGTGGAGATCGGCGCCGGTTTCGCCAGTGTCGCCCAGCGCGGCAGCGAGCACCGTGACGAGCTGACGCCCGAGGGCTTCCTCAGCAACAACGCCGGCGGCATTCTCGGCGGTATTTCCTCGGGCCAGCCGATCGTCGCCCACCTGGCGCTCAAGCCAACCTCGAGCATCACCACCCCGGGCCGTTCGATCGACGTCGACGGTAATCCGGTGGAGGTGATCACCAAGGGCCGTCACGATCCTTGCGTCGGCATCCGCGCCACGCCGATCGCCGAGGCGATGATGGCCATCGCCTTGATGGATCACCTGCTGCGCCACCGGGCGCAGAATGCCGAAGTGAAGGTGGGCACCCCGGTACTGGGCCAGCTCTGA
- a CDS encoding ankyrin repeat domain-containing protein — protein MSDHQPATMTPEETAAFAEEVFERARRGDATMLGRLLDNGLPANLRNHKGDTLLMLASYHGHHDAVQVLLAHGADPLIANDNGQLPIAGAAFKGDLTMIRLLLEYGVPVDAVAADGRSALMLAAMFNRLEIIDYLLAQGADPAHRDAAGATALMAARTMGAVNSAARLEALAG, from the coding sequence ATGTCCGATCACCAGCCCGCCACCATGACCCCAGAAGAAACCGCAGCCTTCGCCGAGGAGGTCTTCGAGCGCGCCCGTCGCGGCGACGCGACAATGCTCGGCCGCCTGCTCGATAACGGCCTGCCCGCCAACCTGCGCAACCACAAGGGCGACACCTTGCTGATGCTGGCCAGCTACCACGGTCACCATGACGCCGTGCAGGTGCTGCTGGCCCATGGTGCCGACCCGCTGATCGCCAATGACAACGGCCAGTTGCCCATCGCCGGCGCCGCCTTCAAGGGCGACCTGACGATGATCCGCCTGTTGCTGGAATACGGCGTACCGGTGGATGCCGTTGCCGCGGACGGCCGTAGCGCATTGATGCTGGCGGCGATGTTCAACCGCCTGGAGATCATCGACTATCTATTGGCCCAGGGTGCCGACCCCGCGCACCGCGATGCCGCCGGCGCCACTGCGCTGATGGCAGCCCGCACCATGGGTGCGGTGAATAGCGCGGCACGGCTCGAAGCATTGGCCGGCTAA
- a CDS encoding glutathione S-transferase family protein, protein MYKVYGDYQSGNCYKVKLMLSLLDRPYEWHPVDILKGETQTPEFLAMNPNGKVPVLKLEDGTCLWESNAILNYLADGSEFLPSEPRLRTQVLQWQFFEQYSHEPYIAVARFIQFYLGLPQERLEEYRGLHKGGYKALKVMNKQLEMTPYLVGEQYSIADVALYAYTHVAHQGGFDLAPYPAVQAWLARVASHPRHVPMVD, encoded by the coding sequence ATGTACAAGGTGTATGGGGATTACCAGTCGGGCAACTGCTACAAGGTCAAGCTGATGCTGAGCCTGCTCGACCGCCCGTATGAGTGGCACCCGGTGGACATTCTCAAGGGTGAGACGCAAACCCCCGAGTTCCTGGCCATGAACCCCAACGGCAAGGTGCCAGTGCTCAAGCTTGAGGACGGCACCTGCCTGTGGGAATCCAACGCGATTCTCAACTACCTGGCCGATGGCAGCGAGTTCCTGCCCAGCGAGCCGCGGCTGCGCACCCAGGTGCTGCAATGGCAGTTCTTCGAACAGTACAGCCATGAGCCCTACATCGCCGTGGCGCGGTTCATCCAGTTCTACCTGGGGCTGCCGCAAGAGCGGCTGGAGGAGTACAGGGGGCTGCACAAGGGCGGCTACAAGGCGCTCAAGGTGATGAACAAGCAGCTGGAAATGACGCCTTACCTGGTCGGCGAGCAGTACTCGATCGCCGACGTGGCGTTGTACGCCTATACCCATGTGGCGCATCAGGGGGGCTTCGACCTGGCGCCTTACCCGGCGGTGCAGGCTTGGTTGGCGCGGGTGGCCAGTCATCCTCGGCATGTGCCGATGGTGGATTGA
- a CDS encoding glutathione S-transferase N-terminal domain-containing protein: MIVKALRVGLGQLIVFGDWISRPAKTQRDAAAQAQVEQQAKGLALYQFHACPFCVKTRRALHRLNVPVALRDAKNDVQHRQALLEGGGRVKVPCLRIEEQGEVTWMYESKDIIAYLDKRFAAV; this comes from the coding sequence ATGATCGTCAAAGCCCTGCGGGTCGGCCTCGGCCAGCTTATCGTGTTCGGCGACTGGATCAGCCGTCCGGCCAAGACGCAGCGCGATGCTGCGGCCCAGGCCCAGGTCGAACAGCAGGCCAAGGGCCTGGCGCTGTACCAGTTCCATGCCTGCCCCTTCTGCGTGAAAACCCGCCGCGCCCTGCACCGCCTCAATGTGCCGGTGGCGCTGCGCGATGCGAAGAACGATGTGCAGCACCGCCAGGCGCTGCTTGAAGGCGGTGGCCGGGTGAAAGTGCCGTGCCTGCGGATCGAGGAACAAGGCGAGGTGACCTGGATGTACGAGTCCAAGGACATCATTGCCTATCTGGACAAACGCTTCGCGGCGGTCTGA
- a CDS encoding ZIP family metal transporter, protein MPPAHTQSAAPDSLLSAWRQQALQTPWLSAGLVLSLLAISALLLASIWNAVNGDHADHLHLALLGGLSGFGATALGAVLAVILRDVSARTQDVMLGFAAGMMLAASSFSLILPGLDAAREITGNGPAAAFTVVLGMGLGVLLMLGLDRFTPHEHESTGPCGPQAERVSRVWLFVLAITLHNLPEGMAIGVSFANGDMAIGLPLTSAIAIQDIPEGLAVALALRATGLSNFKAMMVAIGSGLMEPLGAVIGLGISTGFALAYPISMGLAAGAMIFVVSHEVIPETHRNGHQTAATLGLMGGFAVMMFLDTALG, encoded by the coding sequence ATGCCCCCCGCCCACACTCAAAGCGCCGCCCCTGACTCCCTGCTCAGCGCCTGGCGGCAACAGGCCCTGCAGACACCCTGGCTCAGCGCCGGCCTGGTGCTGAGCCTGCTGGCCATCAGCGCATTGCTGCTGGCCAGCATCTGGAACGCGGTCAACGGCGACCATGCCGATCACCTGCACCTGGCACTGCTCGGCGGCCTGTCCGGTTTCGGCGCCACCGCTCTGGGCGCGGTGCTGGCGGTGATCCTGCGTGATGTCAGCGCGCGCACGCAGGACGTCATGCTCGGCTTCGCCGCCGGCATGATGCTCGCCGCCAGTTCGTTTTCGCTGATCCTCCCCGGCCTGGACGCCGCCCGCGAGATCACCGGTAACGGCCCGGCGGCGGCCTTCACCGTGGTGCTGGGCATGGGCCTTGGGGTGCTGCTGATGCTGGGCCTGGACCGGTTCACTCCGCACGAGCATGAAAGCACCGGCCCCTGCGGCCCGCAGGCCGAGCGGGTGAGCCGGGTGTGGCTGTTCGTGCTGGCGATCACCCTGCACAACCTGCCCGAGGGCATGGCCATCGGCGTGAGTTTCGCCAATGGCGACATGGCCATCGGCCTGCCGCTGACCAGCGCCATCGCCATCCAGGATATCCCCGAAGGCCTGGCCGTGGCCCTGGCCCTGCGCGCCACGGGGCTGTCGAACTTCAAGGCGATGATGGTGGCGATCGGCTCGGGATTGATGGAGCCGCTGGGCGCGGTGATCGGCCTGGGCATTTCCACCGGCTTCGCCCTGGCCTACCCGATCAGCATGGGCCTGGCGGCGGGGGCGATGATCTTCGTGGTGTCCCACGAGGTGATCCCGGAAACCCACCGCAACGGGCACCAGACCGCGGCGACGCTGGGGTTGATGGGCGGTTTCGCGGTGATGATGTTCCTCGATACCGCGCTGGGTTGA
- a CDS encoding MFS transporter, translating to MSSIPYWRLSSFYLFYFALLGSTAPFLALYFDHLGFSPARIGELVAIPMLMRCVAPNLWGWLGDRSGQRLLIVRLGALSTLATFSLIFFGKSYAWLALVMALHAFFWHAVLPQFEVITLAHLHGQTARYSQVRLWGSIGFILAVVGLGRLFEWLSLDIYPLALVAIMAGIVVASLWVPNAQPVEQAEQRGAGGFLRQVRAPGVLAFYVCVALMQLSHGPYYTFLTLHLEHLGYSRGAIGLLWALGVVAEVLVFLVMSRIFARCSVRKVLLASFLLAALRWLLLGNLAEIPAVLVFAQVLHAATFGCFHAAAIAFVQASFGARQQGQGQALYAALSGTGGALGALYSGYSWKLLGPHFTFGMASVAALAAAVIIAFRLKESRNHP from the coding sequence ATGTCCTCCATCCCCTACTGGCGCCTCTCCAGCTTCTACCTCTTCTACTTCGCCCTGCTCGGCTCCACCGCGCCGTTCCTGGCCCTGTACTTCGACCACCTGGGCTTCTCCCCGGCGCGCATCGGCGAGCTGGTGGCCATCCCCATGCTCATGCGCTGCGTGGCCCCCAACCTGTGGGGCTGGCTCGGTGACCGCAGCGGCCAGCGCCTGCTGATCGTGCGCCTGGGCGCGCTGTCGACCCTGGCGACCTTCTCGCTGATCTTCTTCGGCAAGAGCTACGCCTGGCTGGCGCTGGTCATGGCGTTGCACGCCTTCTTCTGGCATGCGGTACTGCCCCAGTTCGAAGTGATCACCCTGGCCCACCTGCACGGCCAGACTGCACGTTACAGCCAGGTACGGCTATGGGGCTCGATCGGCTTCATCCTCGCCGTGGTGGGGCTTGGGCGCCTGTTCGAATGGCTGAGCCTGGACATCTACCCGCTGGCGCTGGTGGCGATCATGGCCGGTATCGTCGTTGCCAGCCTCTGGGTGCCCAATGCGCAACCCGTCGAGCAGGCCGAGCAGCGCGGGGCAGGGGGCTTTCTCAGGCAAGTGCGGGCGCCTGGGGTCCTGGCCTTCTATGTGTGCGTGGCCCTCATGCAGCTCAGCCACGGCCCGTACTATACCTTTCTCACCCTGCACCTGGAGCACCTGGGCTACAGCCGCGGCGCCATCGGCTTGTTGTGGGCGCTTGGCGTGGTGGCTGAAGTGTTGGTGTTCTTGGTCATGAGCCGGATCTTTGCCCGCTGTTCGGTGCGCAAGGTACTACTGGCCAGCTTCCTGCTGGCCGCGCTGCGCTGGCTGTTGCTGGGCAACCTGGCCGAAATCCCGGCGGTTCTGGTGTTCGCCCAGGTATTGCATGCGGCCACCTTCGGCTGTTTCCATGCAGCGGCCATCGCTTTTGTCCAGGCCAGCTTCGGCGCTCGCCAGCAGGGTCAGGGCCAGGCATTGTATGCGGCGCTGTCAGGTACCGGCGGTGCCTTGGGTGCCCTGTACTCGGGCTACAGCTGGAAACTGCTGGGCCCACACTTCACCTTTGGTATGGCCAGCGTCGCGGCGCTCGCGGCAGCCGTTATCATTGCCTTCCGACTCAAAGAAAGCAGGAACCACCCCTGA
- a CDS encoding cysteine hydrolase family protein produces MSVPTTMFRLTGRDYPPAKLSQASLIVIDAQKEYLSGPLALSGMDEAVANIARLLDAARKAGRPIIHVRHLGTVGGRFDPQGPAGEFIPGLEPREGEVVIEKRMPNAFKNTKLHETLQAFGPLDLIVCGFMSHSSVSTTVRRAKDYGYRCTLVEDASATRDLALKDTVIPAAQIHQCEMAVMADNFACVAPTASLV; encoded by the coding sequence ATGTCCGTTCCAACCACGATGTTCCGCCTCACTGGCCGCGACTACCCGCCGGCCAAGCTGAGCCAAGCCAGCCTGATCGTCATCGATGCGCAGAAGGAGTACCTGAGCGGTCCGCTGGCGCTGTCGGGCATGGACGAGGCCGTGGCGAACATTGCCAGGTTGCTCGACGCCGCCCGCAAGGCCGGCCGCCCGATCATCCATGTCCGCCACCTCGGCACCGTTGGCGGTCGCTTCGACCCGCAGGGCCCGGCCGGCGAGTTCATTCCTGGGCTGGAGCCGCGCGAAGGCGAGGTGGTGATCGAGAAGCGCATGCCCAACGCCTTCAAGAACACCAAGCTGCACGAGACCCTGCAGGCCTTCGGCCCGCTGGACCTGATCGTCTGCGGTTTCATGAGCCATTCCAGCGTCAGCACCACCGTGCGCCGTGCCAAGGACTATGGTTATCGCTGCACCCTGGTCGAAGATGCTTCGGCGACTCGTGACCTGGCCCTGAAGGACACCGTGATCCCCGCCGCGCAGATCCACCAGTGCGAGATGGCCGTGATGGCCGACAACTTCGCCTGTGTCGCCCCCACCGCCAGCCTGGTCTGA